A stretch of the Panicum virgatum strain AP13 chromosome 9N, P.virgatum_v5, whole genome shotgun sequence genome encodes the following:
- the LOC120689470 gene encoding SCAR-like protein 1 isoform X1: protein MIRYQIRNEYGLSDPELYAAPGVEDDPEALLEGVAMAGLVGVLRQLGDLAEFAAEIFHDLHEDVMATASRGHGLMLRLQQLEAEFPAVEKALVSQTDHSNYPHDDGVSWHANLQLKQNMITQGDMPRFILDSYEECRGPPHLFTLDKYADVSYMQIYNEHVFCNYAHGLFFRFDVAGAGASLKRYSDPSFFKTESNMLEMDVSIEKKHRRVKKKAMRWRKGATLESLLIENSESHITPKDRTSRKVPPRTTKLKSRHPRSPDHKTISRICREHLLEVISSQQKILSSYSGWQYHVKFRSTDSSEMENYGATVQSSGKLEQTKIVPINESDTMETISAPTDGSPYLELGDKQVLGKQHEPLEKDGMILDSGKLQDCPNFQVGESNHSSHSGDEARHILAGVPPDQDANVCRPDDICSDQDNFIDALNNMDSEGEADPEIETESDPSANVERTELNCDSKEGKDALHVESPEVGPTIDSSSGFNSSCFVGEPTCTDLPSDYAPPAVSATNDPSSGSQSGRQLNGVDWTKGEEPFDDKDLMDVSSPSSVASDNADLQTNENLYGCQHHQEETYHYQSGDHAAVTHSSDKHSPTTSSGLDGMVISSNDYTDKVYHSVEHGQDDTSMLLSKHNDVSEDEDKLSFGIADDLQEMDKELGGGSLDTDTSTGILASWPDMDHVMCMNDVEMNKASVTVPEEIDTDTALTGLDHDDNHHHQDGIAPEHSGMGNNLPRGSNNDKIAEDMHSLPDNGLSTPFNKDIADDKQIVVLEGGTCPTSLSTHKEDSVQASAMARDFSGVQEFAAVIQGVPSQEETETHAGETLAPESCVFSDDTEPVEISVLLSPSTSSIPDNSSSSVEQHALTEMKDLAEGGEVVVAEESTTSRFADDMVPPKVEFSDATLCTEKTEVLTSNSAEEGSRHDLRLQSSSPIKEGLETVEATHRNLGEVDTSRECISKKSMFQTENVPLCEIEPTGEKCSDRDGIQFLSSAHVPVESDYQEELLEEASHNAEVLSLCELSKDGAVSPKSNTLEKQPENVGQDFAWGMPDQDSSSTNPFLDPAYMMRHTQFYPSPSMTGQPCSPEEQDFPSELLIQHDRMGAAVDSRWEPATPPDEAPLASEVMTEEDFRSFLHEYHEIDFSAGTEGCYSEPASEFDNISNAMVSESDFPCSLSALTVKLDQEACVHSKFGSQCAECSSTMDIQGATSMTFSGKEDLKDEAPGVDSHLKSHASFGDNRSPELDILSVPVDLQQEQHLLSQVDSHGSPLSDREKTDEECCFPSSNVIEVKQDLEVHADLVPHSFINENVEELDVVVPVEPEVGARALDEYDNQDIPCSSTREKNDTLTLGKPVLVQGSEVCALGEFGSPIVPSPSIDEIEDNLEASALRTSFQAEQDSECCTSGEHDSQITLSPLLDDKINELDGPALSNTAIVDKKSEVCDPCGLNSRITPCFSTEENIQELDRSPLSSSVLVDLESEDNVSGDCDSEVTPCSLVVDKVNESEDVQPNLIFSEEQEQEAHASPELDFHVAPCCLNDDKVGEIEGPPECNGQVRPEKESDCSTEFDSQTAPCSSNSPVLADTSALASTPAMETYQFSPCLPPAVQSQNDSYEDPQAQAPPPLPPLQWRLGRPRLGLLSGKSSMPEPARRIDPVLQASSQDMDIRLGLPDRVDRSIEPVSSQAIKDNTYRSSLLDDNDHNVEFERSSTSVVVTDVARTERCWQFSEASENIKQQGNVWSSSPGVDDPVDAGVAPAAANDSGTTHEIALYSSNPVFPLPTDEQQDPQLYILSSDSKENSGNGNPMDVAGDMESISIKGHDSENRCYQQPWDVESFSGTSDHEEHITNASEGGGKHQSSASEAILDTEKHSAAGTLLNEGNSQESRHLQEQKMGSFEHDQSEGSLPSSESMAPQDYPHDEYNLERENSHRPSNPGPLVAWPGDKSNFFSGLDEASLGHAEQPPLLGWTVGPQMIHPKYGMSVEDNFEPNITNNHLIKKPISIKNIPRNPLVDAVAAHDRSSMRKVSELAPSTDKPKPNERNLLLEQIRNKTCSLKPVAPAKPIAMGSPARANTRNLKVAAIIEKANAIRQAVGSDDEDADSWSDA from the exons ATGATTCGGTACCAGATACGGAATGAGTACGGGCTGTCGGATCCGGAGCTGTACGCGGCGCCGGGGGTGGAGGATGACCCGGAGGCGCTCCTCGAGGgcgtcgccatggccggccTCGTTGGCGTGCTCCGGCAGCTGGGGGATCTCGCAGA GTTTGCAGCTGAAATTTTTCATGACCTTCACGAAGATGTGATGGCGACTGCTTCTAGAGGACATGGTTTAATGCTCCGGTTGCAGCAGCTAGAGGCAGAATTTCCAGCAGTTGAGAAGGCACTTGTCTCCCAGACTGACCACTCAAATTATCCACATGATGATG GTGTCAGCTGGCATGCTAATCTTCAACTTAAACAGAATATGATCACACAAGGAGACATGCCTCGCTTCATTTTGGATTCGTATGAAGAATGCCGTGGCCCACCACACTTGTTCACTCTGGATAAGTACGCAGATGTTTCTTATATGCAAATTTACAACGAACATGTTTTCTGCAATTATGCACATGGATTGTTCTTCAGGTTTGATGTTGCTGGTGCTGGAGCCTCCTTAAAACGATATTCAGACCCCTCTTTCTTCAAGACAGAATCCAACATGTTAGAAATGGATGTTTCAATTGAAAAGAAGCATCGTAGAGTTAAG AAGAAGGCTATGCGTTGGCGGAAAGGGGCAACACTTGAATCATTACTCATTGAAAACTCCGA atctCACATTACCCCCAAGGATCGAACTTCTAGGAAAGTTCCACCTAGGACAACAAAGTTGAAATCCAGGCATCCACGGAGTCCTGATCATAAAACTATTAGTAGAATATGCAGGGAACATCTGCTCGAAGTAATTTCATCACAACAAAAAATTTTGTCCAGCTATTCTGGATGGCAGTACCATGTGAAATTTAGGTCAACTGACTCAAGTGAAATGGAGAATTATGGTGCCACTGTTCAATCTTCAGGTAAACTGGAACAGACTAAAATTGTTCCAATAAACGAATCTGATACCATGGAGACTATATCTGCACCCACTGATGGATCACCTTACCTGGAGCTAGGCGATAAACAAGTTCTCGGGAAACAACATGAACCTTTAGAAAAAGATGGCATGATCCTTGACTCAGGAAAGCTGCAGGATTGTCCAAACTTCCAGGTTGGCGAAAGTAATCACAGCTCGCATTCAGGAGATGAAGCGAGACATATATTAGCTGGGGTTCCTCCTGATCAAGATGCTAATGTCTGCAGACCTGATGACATTTGTAGTGATCAAGACAACTTCATTGATGCTCTTAACAACATGGACTCAGAAGGTGAGGCAGATCCTGAAATAGAAACTGAATCTGATCCCAGTGCCAACGTGGAGCGGACTGAATTGAACTGTGACAGCAAGGAAGGTAAAGATGCGTTGCATGTGGAGTCTCCAGAAGTAGGTCCTACAATAGACTCTTCATCAGGGTTCAACAGTTCATGCTTTGTTGGAGAACCAACCTGCACAGACTTGCCAAGTGATTATGCTCCTCCGGCAGTGTCAGCCACTAATGATCCAAGTTCTGGTTCACAATCTGGAAGACAATTGAATGGAGTTGATTGGACTAAAGGTGAAGAGCCTTTTGATGATAAGGATCTAATGGATGTGAGTTCACCATCTAGTGTAGCTTCCGACAATGCGGACTTACAAACCAATGAAAATCTCTATGGTTGTCAACATCACCAAGAGGAAACTTATCACTATCAAAGTGGTGATCATGCAGCTGTTACCCATAGTTCTGATAAACATTCACCCACGACATCTAGTGGTTTGGATG GTATGGTTATCAGCAGCAACGATTACACGGACAAAGTATATCATTCCGTGGAGCATGGCCAGGATGATACTTCTATGTTATTGAGCAAACATAACGATGTTTCAGAAGATGAAGACAAACTCAGTTTTGGGATTGCTGATGATTTACAGGAGATGGATAAAGAATTAGGAGGTGGATCTCTAGATACAGATACGTCAACTGGCATACTTGCATCATGGCCAGATATGGACCATGTTATGTGCATGAATGATGTAGAGATGAACAAGGCCAGTGTTACAGTTCCTGAAGAAATTGATACTGATACTGCCCTAACAGGTTTGGATCATGATGACAACCATCATCATCAAGATG GAATTGCACCAGAACATTCAGGCATGGGCAATAATCTACCACGTGGATCAAATAATGATAAGATTGCTGAAGACATGCATTCTTTACCAGACAATGGTCTATCAACTCCTTTTAATAAGGATATTGCAGACGATAAACAAATAGTTGTGCTTGAAGGAGGCACTTGTCCAACAAGCCTCAGCACACACAAAGAGGATTCTGTGCAAGCATCTGCCATGGCCAGGGACTTCTCTGGTGTTCAAGAGTTTGCAGCAGTAATTCAAGGTGTACCTTCTCAGGAGGAGACAGAAACTCATGCAGGAGAGACACTTGCACCCGAGTCCTGTGTGTTCAGTGATGATACAGAACCAGTGGAGATTAGCGTGCTTCTATCCCCTAGTACTTCCTCTATACCTGACAACAGTAGTTCATCTGTAGAACAGCATGCATTGACTGAAATGAAAGACCTTGCAGAGGGTGGCGAAGTTGTGGTTGCAGAAGAATCAACTACTAGCAGGTTTGCAGATGATATGGTACCTCCCAAAGTGGAGTTCAGTGATGCTACCTTATGTACTGAAAAAACAGAGGTTCTCACTTCAAATTCAGCTGAAGAAGGCTCTAGGCATGATCTGCGACTACAGTCTAGTTCTCCTATAAAGGAAGGGTTGGAAACAGTAGAAGCTACCCACAGAAATCTTGGGGAAGTAGATACATCAAGAGAATGTATCTCTAAAAAGAGTATGTTTCAGACAGAAAATGTTCCTCTTTGTGAAATAGAGCCAACAGGTGAAAAATGTAGTGACAGGGATGGTATTCAGTTTCTTTCCTCAGCACATGTTCCAGTAGAATCTGATTATCAAGAGGAATTACTAGAGGAGGCCAGTCATAATGCTGAAGTCCTCTCTTTGTGTGAGTTGTCCAAGGATGGTGCAGTAAGTCCGAAAAGTAACACACTGGAGAAACAACCAGAGAATGTTGGTCAAGATTTCGCTTGGGGGATGCCTGATCAAGATTCTAGTAGTACAAACCCATTCTTGGATCCTGCTTACATGATGCGCCACACTCAATTTTATCCCTCTCCCAGTATGACTGGCCAACCGTGTTCCCCTGAAGAACAGGATTTTCCTTCAGAACTTCTAATACAACATGACAGGATGGGAGCAGCTGTTGATTCCCGTTGGGAACCTGCGACTCCACCTGATGAAGCGCCGTTAGCATCAGAAGTTATGACTGAAGAAGATTTCAGATCCTTCCTCCATGAGTATCATGAGATAGATTTTTCAGCTGGCACTGAAGGTTGTTACAGTGAACCTGCCTCAGAATTCGACAATATTTCAAATGCTATGGTCAGTGAATCAGATTTTCCATGTTCTCTTTCTGCCTTGACAGTGAAGTTAGACCAGGAAGCATGTGTTCATTCTAAGTTTGGTTCTCAGTGTGCTGAATGTTCATCTACTATGGATATACAAGGTGCTACATCAATGACATTTTCTGGAAAAGAAGATCTCAAGGATGAGGCACCAGGAGTAGATTCTCATTTAAAATCTCATGCGTCTTTCGGTGATAACAGAAGTCCTGAATTAGATATACTCTCTGTTCCAGTGGATTTACAACAGGAACAGCATCTGTTGTCCCAAGTTGATTCTCATGGGTCTCCTTTGTCGGATAGAGAGAAGACTGATGAAGAATGCTGCTTCCCTTCAAGCAACGTTATTGAAGTGAAACAAGATCTGGAAGTTCATGCCGATCTTGTTCCACATTCTTTTATTAATGAAAATGTAGAGGAGCTGGATGTTGTTGTCCCAGTGGAACCAGAGGTAGGAGCTCGTGCCCTGGATGAATATGATAACCAGGATATTCCTTGTTCTTCAACTAGAGAGAAGAATGATACCCTTACTTTGGGGAAACCTGTTCTAGTCCAGGGATCAGAAGTTTGTGCCCTTGGAGAATTCGGTTCTCCGATTGTTCCATCACCGTCAATTGATGAGATTGAAGACAATTTAGAAGCCTCTGCTTTGAGGACTTCTTTTCAAGCAGAACAAGACTCAGAATGTTGCACCTCAGGTGAACATGATTCTCAAATCACTCTATCCCCTTTGCTTGATGATAAGATTAATGAACTGGATGGCCCTGCTTTGAGCAATACAGCCATAGTGGATAAGAAATCAGAAGTTTGTGATCCGTGTGGACTTAATTCTCGAATCACTCCATGTTTTTCAACTGAGGAAAATATACAAGAATTAGATCGCTCTCCTTTGAGCAGTTCTGTTTTAGTCGATCTTGAATCAGAAGATAATGTCTCAGGGGACTGTGATTCTGAAGTTACTCCATGTTCCTTGGTTGTAGACAAGGTTAATGAATCTGAAGATGTTCAACCAAATCTCATTTTCTCTGaggaacaagagcaagaagCTCATGCATCCCCTGAATTAGATTTTCATGTTGCTCCATGTTGCTTGAATGATGATAAGGTTGGTGAAATAGAAGGTCCTCCAGAATGCAATGGCCAGGTGAGACCAGAGAAGGAATCTGATTGCTCAACTGAATTTGATTCCCAAACTGCACCATGTTCTTCAAATTCACCAGTACTAGCTGACACAAGTGCATTGGCTTCTACTCCTGCCATGGAAACATATCAGTTTTCTCCTTGTCTGCCACCTGCTGTACAATCTCAAAATGATTCCTACGAAGATCCCCAAGCTCAAGcacctccccctctccctcctctccagTGGAGGCTTGGAAGACCTCGTCTAGGGCTTCTGAGTGGAAAAAGCTCTATGCCTGAGCCTGCAAGGAGAATAGATCCAGTTTTGCAGGCATCAAGCCAAGACATGGATATCAGATTAGGTTTGCCCGATCGAGTGGATAGATCAATAGAACCAGTATCCTCTCAAGCGATCAAAGACAATACATATCGGAGTTCCTTGTTAGATGATAATGATCACAATGTAGAATTCGAGAGGTCATCAACCAGTGTTGTAGTAACTGATGTTGCAAGGACTGAACGCTGTTGGCAATTCTCAGAAGCTTCAGAGAACATTAAACAACAGGGCAATGTTTGGTCATCATCACCAGGAGTAGATGATCCTGTGGATGCTGGGGtcgcaccagcagcagcaaatGATTCTGGGACGACACATGAAATAGCCTTATACTCATCAAACCCTGTGTTTCCATTACCTACAGATGAACAGCAGGACCCTCAACTGTACATCTTATCTTCAGATTCTAAAGAAAATAGTGGGAATGGCAACCCAATGGATGTTGCTGGTGACATGGAAAGCATCTCAATAAAAGGGCACGATTCTGAAAATAGGTGTTACCAGCAACCTTGGGATGTTGAATCGTTCTCAGGGACTTCAGACCATGAAGAGCATATTACAAATGCATCAGAGGGTGGtggaaaacatcagtctagtgcaagtgaggcaatttTGGACACTGAAAAACATTCTGCAGCAGGCACGTTGTTGAATGAAGGGAATAGCCAAGAGAGTCGACATTTACAGGAACAAAAGATGGGTAGTTTTGAGCACGACCAGTCGGAAGGCTCATTGCCCAGCTCAGAATCAATGGCACCTCAAGATTATCCACATGATGAATAtaatttggagagagaaaatagCCACCGGCCTAGCAACCCAGGCCCATTAGTGGCATGGCCTGGTGATAAAAGTAACTTCTTCAGTGGTCTTGACGAAGCTAGCTTGGGACATGCTGAGCAGCCACCTCTGTTGGGATGGACTGTTGGACCTCAGATGATTCATCCTAAGTATGGTATGTCAGTAGAAGACAACTTCGAGCCAAATATCACCAATAATCATTTAATCAAGAAGCCTATTTCGATAAAAAACATCCCAAGGAATCCACTGGTTGATGCTGTTGCTGCTCATGATAGAAGCTCG ATGCGAAAGGTTTCAGAGCTTGCACCATCAACTGACAAGCCAAAGCCCAACGAGAGAAACCTGTTGCTAGAGCAGATAAGAAACAAG ACCTGCAGCCTGAAACCAGTGGCTCCTGCTAAGCCAATAGCCATGGGATCTCCTGCTAGAGCCAATACTAGAAACTTGAAGGTTGCTGCAATCATAGAGAAGGCAAATGCCATCCGACAG GCAGTGGGAAGTGATGACGAAGACGCAGATAGTTGGAGTGACGCATAG